The Deltaproteobacteria bacterium PRO3 genome includes the window TGAAGAATAATAAACCTTTTGACCCATTGCTTGCTTTTGCAGCTTGACTAGCAAGACGGTATCTCAGGCCGGGGGACAGGCCTCCGCCGAAAAGCCGATGTTATATAGGCCTTAAGGTGATCGGCTTTTCAGAGGGTCCCGCTTGGGACATATCGCCCCCGGCTAGGGGCTCGTGCAGGGAGAGAGGATACTTGATTATTTTCATGGGACGTCGCTGTTCCACTAGGCTCGTTTATACACTGCGTAGCAAATCATTCTTTGTTAAGAAGCAAATTGATTGGCAGTCGAACCCTTGCGTCGCGTCAGCAAATCATAAGTAGGGGTGGGAGAATTTTTTACAGGTACAAAAAAGAAATTTTCGCCGGTGGGGTATGTTCTTGGGTGGCGATTGGCACGAGCCCCCGGAGGTGAGGGCGGGATATGTCCTTAAGCGACCCTCAGAAAGATCGAACACCCTAAGGCCTATATAATTTCGATCTTTCTGCGGAGGGCGGCCCCCGGCCTGAGGGGGCCGCCCGTGTCGCGTAGGACATATCCCGCCCTCACCTCCGGGGCCGGCCGCGGCAAAACGCAAAAGTACGATCGGAGCGCCGGGCGATTCCGGCCGTAAAGCCACATCCAGACAGCCTTTCCCAGATATATCCGGAGGACCTAGACTGCGTCATAGTCCAGCCACGGTGCGTCAAAATCCCGGTTCCCGGACCGAAACGCGCATTATCTCTTGCTTTTCCAGACGGGATTGCTAATAGCAGGACGATCATTTCCAGGGCAAAAACCAGGCAAATAACGAGGATCGGGTCCTAGGCGTGGACCGGTGTAGACTATGGATCGAAATCTAGCTTTAGAGATGGTTCGTGTGACAGAGGCGGCGGCGCTCAGCTGCGCCCGGCTGATGGGGCGAGGCGACGCCAAGGCGGCGGATCAGGCCGCGGTCGATGCGATGCGAAAGGCCCTGAACGGCATGAACTTCGACGGCACCGTCGTGATCGGCGAGGGCGAGCGCGACGAGGCCCCCATGCTCTACATCGGCGAGAAGGTAGGCAAGGGAGGCGACGTCAAGGTTGACATCGCGCTGGACCCGCTCGAGGGCACCAACCTCTGCGCGACTGGTGGCCCCAACTCCATTTCGGTCATTGCGCTCGCCGAGCACGGCCACTTCCTTCACGCGCCCGACACCTACATGGACAAGATCGCGGTCGGGAAAGAAGGCTACGGCCTCATCGACCTCACCAAGTCGCCCACCTGGAACCTGCAACAATTGGCCCGCGCCAAAAAATGCCGCGTCGAGGACCTGACCGCCATCATCCTCGACCGCGACCGCCACAAAGAGCTCATCCGCGAGGTCCGCGAGGCCGGCGCCCGCATCAAGCTGATCGGCGACGGCGACGTCTCGGCAGCCATCTCGACCTGCGAGCCCGAGTCCGGCGTCGACATCCTCTTCGGCATCGGCGGCGCGCCCGAGGGCGTCTTGGCCGCGGCGGCGCTGCGCTGCCTGGGTGGCGATATCCAGGGCCGCCTCAAGCCGCGCAACCAGGAAGAGATCGACCGCGCCCGCCGCATGGGCATCGAAGACATTAACCGCGTCTTCAAGATCGACGAGCTCGCACACGGCGACGTCATGTTCGCCGCCACCGGCGTGACCAACGGCGATTACCTCAAGGGAGTGAGATTTTTCGGGGGAGGCGCCCATACCCACTCGTTGGTGATGCGCTCCCTGTCGCGGACCGTCCGCTACATCGAAGCGACCCACCACTTCGAAACCAAACCCAATTACGCATAAGGATTCGACTCCATGTCCCATGCCTCCGCCTCGATCGAGATTGAAGCCCCGATGAAGCAAGTCTTCGAAGTCATCAGCGACTTCGAGGCCTACCCCGAATTCCTGCCGGAGACCAAGAAGGTCGTCGTCGAGAAGAAGTCCGGCAAGTCCGCGCGGGTGACCTTCACCATCAACCTCATCAAGAAGATCACCTACACCCTCGACATCAAGCTCAACCCGCCCAGCGGCCTCTCCTGGAGCCTGGTCGAAGGCGACCTGATGAAGGCCAACAACGGGCACTGGAAGCTGCAAGAGGTCAAGAAGGGCGTCACCAAGGCCGTTTACGAGATCGACATGAACCTGGGCGCCATGGTGCCCAAGGCGATTTCCAACAAGTTGATCGGCACCAACTTGCCGACGATGATGAAGCAATTTAAAGAACGTGCCGAGGAAATGGCTTGAGTATGGCCGGCGACGACGAAAAATTTTTCGAGAAGAAGGGCGGCGGGATGACCGATGTCGCCCGCCGCATTCTCCTGACGGGCCTGGGCGCCATTTTCATGACCGAAGAAAGCATCCGCAAGGCCTTGGGCGACATGAAGATGCCCAAAGACGCCGTCGGCTACGTCCTGGACACGGTGCTCAAACAGAAGGACGAGCTGCTGGGTCTGGTCGCCTCCGAGCTCAGCAAGTTCTTCTCCAAGATCAAGGTGCACGAAGAAGTACAAAAGGCCCTCTCCGGCCTCCAATTGCACCTGGATGCGAAGCTGACTTTTGACCAGAAAAAAGCGCATCCCGTTTCCACCCCCAAAATCAGCATCAAAAAGACCCATTCCCCCGAGTGATTTGTACAAATCCAAAACGCTAATGATGAAAAAAATCGCCGGCTTGGCGATTTTTTGTAGCAACTTCCCCGCGGGCTTTGCGAAAAGCCAAATACTTTAAGAAATATTTTTTCACTCCTGAAGAGAAAAGTGGGGGCACTTCTTTCCTTCTTGAGTGACGCGAGTCCTGCCTTTTTCGAGGGCCTCCCGTCGCTTTTGGAAAAAAATCCTCACCATATCGTGCAGTGAAAATGGGCGCGGACCCTCCCGTGACGGCGGAGGTCGGCGCCGACGCGATATTGTTCTCGACTCAGAGAAGGGGCCTATGAGTCTTACAGAGCTGAAGGGGCTCGCCTCCGGCGAGGGGGCGCCTATTTCCGCCTCGGCGAGCGATACCGCCTTACGAAACCCGACCTCCGCCTATAGCCTGGCCTTGTTGCAGGCCTTGTTTGCCGCGGGGGGAAATCCCGAAGATGCCGGTCGTTTCTCGAAGCTCGCCGCGCAGGTTTCCGGCGGCCAAAAACTTCGCGGGGCCTTGGCGGACTTAAGCGACGCCGATCGCCGGCAGCTTGAGCGCCGGGTCGGCGCGGCGCCGCTCGAGGAGCTCCTCGCCCTTTCCGAAGAACAAGATCCCCAGTTTTTTTGGGCGGGCGCGCAGGCCCTCGCCCTTCGCCTCGGCCAATCCGGAAACTGGAACGCCGCCGGGGCCCTGTTCGCGACGATCGCCCAGGGCGGGGACGCGGTGCCCGCCGACATCCGAAGCAAGGCCCAAGCCGAATGGGACGCGATGCTCGGCAAGGGCCATACCGGGCGCCGCATGGAGTTTCTCCAGCGCCAATTCGTCAAGCAGGCCACCGATGCCAAGATGATCGCGCCGATGATCCTCGGCTCGGCGGTCTTCCAGCTCACCCGCACCGCGGCCTTGGGCCGCCTGGCCGCCACCGCGGAAGCCGGTTGGGCCACCCGCGGCTTCGGCGCGCGCTTCCTCTCCGGCATGGCCGGCTTCGCCGCGGAGGTGCCGACCTTCGCCCTGGGCAGCCGCGCCCTGATCTCCGCCACCGACGGTGGCGTCTCTTGGGACGGCGCCAGCGTGGGGCGCGATTTGCTGGGAGCCACCCTGACCCTCGGCGCCCTGAAGACCTTCGGCTACCTCGGCAACCAAGGATTCCTGAAGTTGCACGGCATCGGCGAGCTGCAGGCCGGCCAGCTGACCCGCTTTCAGCGTTTCACCCAAGTCGCGACCGCGCAGGGCGCGATGTTCGTCGGTATGCTCTCGGCCCACAAGCTGGAGGAAAAGGCCGGTCTGCGTCCCCATGTCGATGGGGCGACGGCGGTGACCGACACCCTCTCCACCATGTTGAGCCTCGGCGTCGGCAGCCACCTGGGCCACCGCGTCCTCGGGTCGCGATTCGCGGCCTTCCAGCGCGAGCTGGGGCTTCGAGCCCATCTTTACGGACAGGCCCTCGACGCCGCGCCGCGCAGCGGGAAGTCTTCGCCCCTGCAGGGGCTGATGGGCGGACCCGCCCTGGTCGTGGCCGGCCCCGGCAGGTTCCCCAACGGTTTCGCCATGGCCATGAGCGGAGAAGGGGAGGGCCCGCGCGGTCCCTTGGGACCCACGCACATGATGATGACCGGAGCTCTGGATGCCGCGGGCGGGCTGCCGCAGCCGTTCCTCTCCGGCCGCTACGTGGTGATCGGCAACCGCGGAGAGCCCGCGGTCCGCGCCATCGGCGAGGCGAAGAAGCTCGGGGCCGTTCCCGTCGTGTTCTACTCCGAGGCCGACGCCAATTCCCTGCACGCCAACATGGACGGCGTGATCGCCCTCCGTCTGAAGGGCAACACCTCCAACGAGACCTACAACAATATCCCGGCGCGGATGGAGGCCTTGGAGAAATTCATGGCCGAGCGCGGGCTCAAGCCGGAACACCTGGTCGCCTGGGAGGGTTGGGGCTTCAAGTCAGAAGACGCCGAGCTCTTCGCCCGTTACGAGCAGATGGGCCTGCGCGCCGCCGGCGCCGCTTCCCACATCATGGCGATGATGGGGAATAAAATTTCCGCGCGCGCCGTCGCCGGGCGGGCCGGCGTCCCCACCGTGCCGGGCAGCGACAAGTTGCAAAGCTACGACGAGGCCCTGGTCTTCGCCCGTCAAGTCGGCTTCCCGGTTATCATCAAGGGCGGCGATACCGGCGGTGGCAAGGGCATCCGCGTCGCCCTGACCGAGGCCGAGCTGCCGGGCGCCTACGAGGCGGCCAAGCGCGAGGCCTTCAGCACCTCGGGCAGCGACGTCGTTTTCATGGAAAAGTTCATCCCCTCGATGCGCCACCTCGAGGTCCAGGTGATCGGCGACGCGAAGGGGAATTTCCAGGTCGTGGGCGTCCGCGACTGCACCATGCAGCGCAACAAACAGAAGGTTTTGGAAGAGGACGTCAGCACCTTCCTCGATCCCGAGTTGCTGGGCCAAGCGAGGCAGATCGGCGCCAAGATCATGGCCCAACTGCGGACCGACGACCCGCGGGGCATCGGTTACGAGGGCCCCGGCACCATCGAGCTGATCTGGGACCGCTCGGACAACCGGCTCTACTTCATGGAGATGAACACCCGGCTGCAGGTCGAGCACACCGTCACCGAGATGGTCAGCGGCCAAAATCTCCTCCGGGAGCAGTTGCTGATCGGCTCCGGCCGCGAGCTGTCCTTCGACAAGGTTCGTCCCCAGGGGCACGCCATCGAGGCCCGCATCACCTCGGAGGACCCCTACAACAAGTTCGCCCCCAGCACCGGGAAGATCCTCCACATGAGGCTCCCCGAGACGCCGAAGGACGGCCGCGCCGTCGTCCGCATCGACAGCGGGGTCGAGGTCGGCCGCGAGATTCCCAGCTACTACGACTCGATGATCGCCAAGCTGAGCGTCCACGCGCCGACCCGCGCCGAGGCCGTCGCCGCCCTGCGGCAGGCCTTGGGCGAGTTCGAGATCCTGGGTATCAAGAGCAATATCCCCTTCCTGCGGGCCCTGACCGCCACGCCCGAATTCCGCGAGGGCCGCGATTACGACACCAATTTCATCGAGCGCAAATTCCTCAATTCCGAGGCGGGGAAGCCCGACTATCGCGACGCCGACGAGGCCCTCGTCGCCGCGGCCGTCCACACCTTTTTGAAAAATCCCAGCATCCACCAGAAGGTCGAGCTCAAATTCGGCGATCGCGAGCTGAAGGCCGAGGTCTACGAGACCGGTCCCGGACGCTTCCTGGTTCGGGCCGGCGACAGCTCGGTCGAAGTGGGGCTCACCCGCACCAGCGAACACCTCTTCACCCTGGAGGTGGACGGGCGCAAGGTGCGCACGCTGATCCACGGCGAGCCAGGCCGGCGCGAGGTCCTGATCGACGGCACTTCCTATGAAATCGGCATCGGCGGCGAAGGCGCGCTGGGCGCGGAGTTCGTCGTGAGCCCCGCCCCCGCGGCCGTGCTGAAGATCCTGAAGGGCGTCGGCGACACCGTCAAAGAGGGCGAGCCGATCCTCGTCACCGAGGCGATGAAGATGGAGACCACCCTGACCGCCGCCATGGACGGCAAGATCGAGGCCGTCTTCGTCAAGCCGGGGCAGCAGGTGGACAAGGGCAAGGCCCTGGTCAAGATTCAGGCCGAGGACGGCGTGAAATCCGCGGAAGGCAAGGGCGCCAAGGCGCCCGCCGGCTTCGAGCTGCCGCCCGCGGCCATGCAGGTCTTCGCCGAGAGCCCCTCTTATTCCGAGGCGCAAAGCCTCGAGGCCCTCACCTGGTTCAGCCGCTATTTCGAAGGCTATTCGGCGCCGCTCGAGACCCTCAGGACGATCCTCGGGAAGCTGGAGCCCGTCTCGGAAGACGGTTACCCCTACCGCCAGGCCGTTGAGATTTGGGCCCAGGGGCTGCTGCAGCGCTATCAGACGGTCGAATCGGTCTTCCAGCCGGCCTACCAGCGGCAATGGAGTTTCTTCCTCAAGACCGGCAAGGTCGAGGACGCCCGCTTCGAGGGCGTCCTGAAGAGCGCCCTGGCGCTCTATGGCGTCGATTCCCTCGAGCCCACGCCGGCGCGGGACGCGGCGGTCAAGCGCCTCTTCCAGAGCCACGAGCAATTGGAGGGCAAGCGCGCCTTGCTCGCCAAGGTGCTGGGCTGGGTGCCCAAGTACGAGATGAACTCCGTCCAAGCGGCCTTGCAGGGCGTCCAGCGCGTCTTCGCCGAGCAAGGGCAGAGCCCCTTCCTGGTGCAGGTCGAGACCACCTTGGCCCGGCTGCGCGAGAAGGGCGACGACCGCGAGTACACCGCGAGGCTGGAAGAAGAGTTCCGAGTGGCCGCGGCGGCCACCAGCGCGGGTCGCAGCACGGCCAACAAGCGCCGCGTGGATCGCACGGAAGTAATCTTGCCCTTCCTGCTCGGCAAGGCGGCCACTGCCGGCCCGAAAGAGGCGCAAATGGCCCTGGGCCTGATCCAACAGCGGCTCTATCGGCATTACTTCACGCCCGGCAAGCAGCAGGACTTCGTCCCCGACCGCGTCGTCGTGACCCGGATGGAGCCGAAGGGTGCGAGGGGCGCCAAGCCCCTGCTGGCGGTGCATCGCCGCTCCCTCGGTATCGAGGAGCTGGAAAAGGACTTGGACCAAAGCCTCAAGTCGCTTCGGGTCTTCCGCCGGAAGTCGGGCAACGGGGCCGAGGCCGTGGTTGAGATCGTCCTGCCCAGCCGCCCCGGACCCGAGGCCTTGGAGGCCGTGGCCGGCCTGGCCACCCGCAAGCTGGGCGGGCAGGGCGTGCAACGCCTGACGCTGGTCCTGCCCGACGCCGAGGGCGGCGATCCGGATTATCGCACCTACGAGGCCAACGCCGCCGGGGTCTATTCCGAAAACAAATTGCTGCGCGACATCCACCCGCTGCACGCCCAGACCATTGGCCTCTCGCGTTGGACCCCGAACTTCGACCTGGAGCGCCAGGACTTCGACCTCTTCCATAACGTTCACGCCTATCGCGCCACCCAGAAAGGCTTGTCCGCCGGGGACCCGAAGGCCGACCGGCGCCACTTCGTGATCGGCGAGCACTCCGGGCGGCTGAGCTATCAGCGCTTCGACGGCGATTTGGTGCGCAACCAATTGCTGAACGACTTCCGCATGATCCGATCGGGATCGGGCGAGGCGCTCTCCAAGGAGAGCCGCCTGATCTGGCAGTGGCTGCCCTACGCGCTCCGGGAGAGCGGCGTCCTCGCAAAAGACTTTGATCCCTTCAACGTCGGGGTGCTGTCCGCCTCGCCGGCCGAGATGATCCAAAAATTCCAGCTGGACGAGGCGAAGCTCGCCAAGGCCGCGACCGTCTACGACAAGAAGGCCTATTCCGTCCCCGAGGCGGAGCGGCTGGCCGGAAACACCGCCCTGGTGATGCGGCGGCTCCAGGAAAGCCACGTCGTCGACGGAGAGGCGCGGAAGCTGCCGGCGCTGGCCAACCTCTTTTTCCGTCAGCCCATCGAGCTCTCGGACGAGGAAATCACGCTCCTGGCCTTCCGCCTGACCCCGCAGTTCATGGGCCAGCAGCTGGAGAAGACGGTCCTGCACTTCCAGCGCCGCGCCCCGGGCGGCGCCGTCGAGAGCTACATCGCCGAGATCAAGATCCCTCGCGGTTCCCGCTTCGAGGTGAACATCAAGCCCGCGATCGAGGCGCCCCCGCACGCGGTCAAGAGCCCGCTCGAACACAAGCGGGTGCAGCAGCAGGGCCGCGGCAAGCTCTACGTCTACGACCGGGTCGCCTTGTTCCAGGACGTCCTCAAGGACTTTTACCCGCAGGGCAACATTCCGGAAGAGGCCGTTCAGATCCGCGAGCTGATCCTCGACAAATCTGGGACCTTGAAACCCGTCGTCCGCGAGCCCGGCGCCAACGACGTCGGCAAGGTCGCCTTCCATGTCACGCTCAAGCTGCCCGCGGGCGAGGGCGGCACCGAGACGGTGACGCGCGAGTTCGCCGTGATCGCCGACGATTTCACCTTCCAGGCCGGCTCTCAGGGCACCAAGGAAGGCGAGATCTATCGAGCCCTCAGCCGATATGCCGAGGCTCACGGCATTCCCAAGTTGTATTTGGCCGAGACCAGCGGCGCCCGCCTCGGCCTGGCCGAGGAGGTCACGCCCTTCATCCAGCGCGACGCCGCCAAGGGACTGAACTACGTCCTCGCCGAGGATCTCGCCAAGCCTGCGGGCAAGAAAAAGCTGCCGCTCTCCGAATTGATCGTCGTGGGCGAGCCCTACGAGGCCGTCGTCCAACGAGAAGGAAACGAAGTCACGGAAACGCGGCACCCCGTCGTCGCCATCCTGGGCGAGGGCGAGATCAATACCGAGAGCCTCAACGCGAGCGGCAAGACCGGCGAGTCCGAGTCGCGGGCGCGCAGCGTCGTCCCGACCTTCACCATCGCGATGGGGACCGTCATCGGCATCGGGACCTACGACACCAAGCTCTCCGAGCGGGTGATCATGGTCGCGGATTCCTTCCTGGGCCTGACCGGCCGGAAGGCGATCAATCAGACCTTCGGCACCAATCTGAAGGACGAGCTGGAGGTCGCCGGGCCCGAGATCATGAAGGAGAACGGCGTCGCCTACAAGGTGGTGCCGGGCGAGCGGGACGCGATCAAGGCCTTCCTCCAGTGGATGTCCTATCTCCCCGCCAAAAAGGGCGAGGAAGCCCCGCGCCTCGAGGTCGGCGACCCCCTCGACCGGGATATCACGCCGGGCCTGCTGTCCGGCGACAACCCCGTGATCAAGGGCAAGGGCCAGCCCTACGACACCCGGCGCTTCGACGCCGCGCTCTTCGACCAGGGCAGCGTTTTTTACGTCCGCGAGGGCTACGGTCGTGCGGTCAACACCGGCTACGCGCGCCTGGGCGGACGGCCGGTCGGCCTTATCACCATGCAGCTCCAGCCTGAACAGATCCCCGGCGGCGAGCAAATCTTCGGCGGCGCGCTGGACGCGGCGGCCTCCTTCAAGGCGGCTCAGCACATCGACAACCTCAACCTCGAGGGCCTGCCCCTGGTGTTCAACGCGAGCATCTCGGGCTTCATGCCCCGACCCGAAGACCACCTCCGGGGCGTCGTCCCCGGCGGCGCAAAGATCCTGGATTCGCTACGCGCCTTTGGACACCCCGCGTTGATCTATGTCCCGCCCTTCGGCCAGCTCTGGGGCGGCGCCTGGGTCGTCGTCGACAAGAACATCAACCCCAATATCGTGATGGCCGCCGACCACACGGCCGCGATGGGCATCCTGGGCTCGGCGGGGGCGATCTCCGTGCCGAAGAACGAGCGGGCCATGGAGCAAGACTTGCTGCGAGATCCGGAATTGGCCGCCCTGCGCGCGAGGCTGCAAGCCGCGAGCGGGCGGGAGCGCGAGGCGATCGCCGTCGCCTACCGCCAGGCTGTCGACGCCCTGCGCACCGAGCATTACCTGCCGAAGTGGCGCGGCATCCTCGACGCGCAAAACACCGCCGAGCGCGCCCATCGCAAGGGCAGCATCCACGAGATCATTCGCGACACCTCCCGCACCCGCGGCGAGCTTTACCGTATGCTGGAGACCAAGACCGAGGAGCTACGGCGGGCCCGCGCCGAGGACGCGCGCCGGCAGTCCGAGCGGCAGCAGGTCGCGGGCGTCCTCACCTTGATGGGCATCCCGCACGAGTTCGGCGAGGACGGCCGAGTCGGCATCAAGACCGACGGGGTCGAGGTCACGATCCCCTCCGAGGCACTGCTGCGCGGGTTGGGAGACTTCCTGCAGGGGCAAAGGCTTTCGGCCTTCCGTGCCGTTTTGGAGGCGAATCTCGCCGGCGGCAAGAACAAGGGCGGCTCCGAACCAAAATAGATTTCTTCACACCAGATAAGGGCACTTATGAGCAAGACACTCCACCTCGCACTCAACGCTTCCTCCACTCCCCAGCACTTGGCGGGCGCCTCCGCCTCGACGCAAGATGCCTTCGGCCTGCAGATGCTGCAGTCCTTTTTTCCGCAGACGGAAGCCGCCGAAGCCCCGGCGGTCTTGCTCAAACTGGCCTCCCAAGTCCAGGCCGGGAAGTCCTTGCAGGAAGCGGTCTCGGGGCTGGGGGGCGACGAACGGACGGCCCTGCAGAAGAAGGTGGGCCAGGCCCGCGTGGCGGAGATCCTGAGCCTCGTCGGGGAGAAAGACTCCCAATTTTTCTGGGAAGGCGTGCACGGGATGGCGCTTAAGGCCCGCGCCGAGAACCAACTATTTCCCGCCGGCAACCTGTTCACGGCCATCGTCCAGGCGGGCGAGGCGGCCCCGGCCGAGGCCCGGGAGAAGGCCCAGGCCGAGCTCGACGCCATCGCGGGCAAGGGGCACACCGGCCGGCGCATGGAATTCCTCACCCAGCAATTCGTCCACCAAGCCACCGACGCGAAGATGATCGCGCCGATGATCCTGGGCTCGGCGGTCTTTCAGCTCACCCGCACGGCGGCCTTGGGGCGCCTCGCCGCGACGACGGAGGCGAGCTGGTTCACGCGCGGCTTCGGCGCCCGCTTGACGGCGGGGGCGGCGGGTTTCGTCGTCGAGGCGCCGACTTTCGCCTTGGGTAGCAAGGCCCTGATGTCCTTGGCCGGAGAAGGTACCCCTTGGGACGCGGCCAATGTGGGCAAGGAGCTTGCCGCGGCCAGCATCACCCTGGGGGCCCTCAAGACCTTCGGTTTCCTCGGTAACCAAGGCTTCCTCAAATTCCACGGTATCGGCGAACTGCAGATGGGCCAACTCACCCGCATGCAGCGCGCCAGCCAGTTCGCCTTCGCGCAGGGCGCGATGTTCACCGGCATGATGGCGGGCCACAAGCTGGAGGAGAGGATAGGGCTGCGTCCCCACGTGGAGGGCGCGACGGCCGTCGTCGATACGCTTTCCTCGATGGTCAGCCTGGGCGTGGGCGGTCATCTCGGTCACAAGGTATTGGGCAAGCGCTTCGCCGCCTTCCAGCAGGAGATCGGCATCCGCGCCAACATCTACGGCAAGGCCCTCGACTCGGCCCCGCGCAGCGGCGACAAGAGCCCGGTGCAGTGGCTGGGCAGCGTCCTGCAGGGTCCTCGCCTCGCGACTGCGGGCGCGCCGATGGCCGCGATGGCCTCGCGGCCCGAGGCCGAGGGCAAGCGCGACCATGTCTTGATGATGGAGGGTCGCGAGGATGGCGGCGGTCTGCCGCCTTCCTCGGGAGGGCGTCCCCTCGGCGGGGGCGAAGCGGGCTTCGCCCGGACCTGGTTGGAGCTGGCGCACGAGAAGGGCGCGATGCACATCAAGGTCCCCGAGAGCTTGCTGCCTCAGGCGAAGGGCCTCTGGGAGAAGCGTCCCGCCGAGCTCGGCGAGAAGCCGGTGGAGGTCTTGGGCGCCTTCCTTAAACTGGTCGCCGACGCGAAGGGCTCCAAGGAGTTGGGCGAATCGGGCCGCCTGGATCTGCTGGGCGAGGCCCTCACCCAATTCGAGCTGAAGGCCCTGAAGGGGAACGATATCCATGCCGTCACCCGCGGTCTGTCCAACCAGGCCGAGCTCCTGCGCAGCTATTACGAGAGCAAGGCGGAGCTTTTCCAAGCCGGCCGCTCGGACCGCGGACAACCGGGCCGCTCCGCCCTCTTCGAGGCGGCGGCGACGGGGCGGGCCGGGCTCTTCGCCCAGTTCGGCGGGCAGGCCAACACCTATTTCGGCGAGCTGCGCTTCCTCTACCAGACCTATCCTCAAGTGAGGCCCTTGGTCGAGGCCGCCGCCAAGGCGCTGCAAGCCCAGGCCGAGACGCCGGAGGCCCGCGCCCAGGGCTTCCACAGCGAAGGCCTGGACATCCTGAAATGGATCCAAAAGCCCGAGGCGGCGCCCGGCGACAAGTACCTGGCCAGCTCCGCCGTCAGCCAGCCCCTCATCGGCCTGACGCAGTTGGCGCATTACTTCGTCGCGATGCAGGTGACGGGCAGGAGCCCGGCCGAGATGCGCCAGCTCTTCAAGGGCGCCACCGGGCACAGCCAAGGCGTTATGGCCTCGGTGGTCCTGGCCTCCTCGGGGACCGAGGCCGAATTCTTCGGCAACACCGAAAAAATGGTGAAGTACCTGCTTTGGCAGGGCATCCGCATGCAGCAGGTCTCCCCCGAGACCACGCTCAACCCGGATATCGTGCGCGAGTCGGTGGCCGCCGGCGACGGCGTGCCGACGCAGATGCTCAATTTCCTCAAGCTGAGCCCCGAGACCGTCGAGAAATACATCAAGAAGGTCAACGCCGCGCTCCCCGAGAGCCGCCGCGTCCACGTCTCGCTGGTCAACAGCCCCCGCGCCGTCGTCGTCTCGGGCCATCCCGAGGGGCTGCACCGCCTGTTACAAGCGGTCCGCAAGGATGCCGCCAAGCCGGGCGAAGACCAGGGCCGCGTGCCGCACTCCAAGCGCAAGTTGGAGTTTACCGCCCAGTACTTCCCGGTCTCGGCGGAATTCCACTCGCCCTACATGTCCCGCGTGCCGGCCATGCTCCGCGACGACATGCGCCGCATCGGCGTCGACTTCAAGGCCGAGGACCTGGCGATCCCGGTGTACAACACCTACCACGGCGAGGACCTGCGCAAGAGCGAAGACCTGCTCACCGACCTGATCCTGCAGCAGAGCGTCCTGCCCGTGCATTGGGAACGGGCCACCGCCGAGGCGCACGGCGACAAGGGGATCTCCCATGTCTTGGACTTCGGACCCGGCGAATCCGTCGGGATCGGCGCGATCACCGCGCGAAACAAGGAGGGCACCGGGGTGCAGGTCGTCCTCGCCGGCGCCCTGCAGGGCGATCGCGGGCTGGGCGACAAGTCGAGCCTCTTCGACGCGGACCCCAAATCCGTCCGTTTCGCCCCGCATTGGGAGCGCGACTTCGGGCCCAAGCTGGTGCGTCTGGCCGACGGCAGCCTGATGGTCGACACCCGTTTCACCCGCCTCTTGGGCAAGCCGCCCGTGATGGTGGCGGGCATGACCCCGACCACCGCCAACGAGCAGCTCGTCGCCGCCTTTACCAAGGCCGGCTTCCACGGCGAACTGGCCGGCGGCGGGCAGCACACCGAGGCCTATTTCCGCGACCGAGTCGCCAAGATCATGGCGGAGATCCCGGCGGGCGAGGGGATCACCACGAATTTACTCTTCCTCAACGCCTACCTCTGGGGCTTCCAATATCCCTTGGTCGAGGTGATGCGCCAGGAAGGCAAGCCGATGGACGGCGTCACCATCGCCGCCGGCGTGCCCACCCTCGAGACCGCCAACGAGGTCTTGGCCTCGCTGCGCCAGAGCGGCATCCAACACGTCTCCTTCAAGCCGGGCAACATCGCCTCGATCAAACAGGTGATCGAGATCGCCAAGGCCAATCCGGAGAGCCAGATCCTCCTCCAGTGG containing:
- the glpX gene encoding class II fructose-bisphosphatase, yielding MDRNLALEMVRVTEAAALSCARLMGRGDAKAADQAAVDAMRKALNGMNFDGTVVIGEGERDEAPMLYIGEKVGKGGDVKVDIALDPLEGTNLCATGGPNSISVIALAEHGHFLHAPDTYMDKIAVGKEGYGLIDLTKSPTWNLQQLARAKKCRVEDLTAIILDRDRHKELIREVREAGARIKLIGDGDVSAAISTCEPESGVDILFGIGGAPEGVLAAAALRCLGGDIQGRLKPRNQEEIDRARRMGIEDINRVFKIDELAHGDVMFAATGVTNGDYLKGVRFFGGGAHTHSLVMRSLSRTVRYIEATHHFETKPNYA
- a CDS encoding SRPBCC family protein, coding for MSHASASIEIEAPMKQVFEVISDFEAYPEFLPETKKVVVEKKSGKSARVTFTINLIKKITYTLDIKLNPPSGLSWSLVEGDLMKANNGHWKLQEVKKGVTKAVYEIDMNLGAMVPKAISNKLIGTNLPTMMKQFKERAEEMA
- a CDS encoding DUF1729 domain-containing protein, translating into MSKTLHLALNASSTPQHLAGASASTQDAFGLQMLQSFFPQTEAAEAPAVLLKLASQVQAGKSLQEAVSGLGGDERTALQKKVGQARVAEILSLVGEKDSQFFWEGVHGMALKARAENQLFPAGNLFTAIVQAGEAAPAEAREKAQAELDAIAGKGHTGRRMEFLTQQFVHQATDAKMIAPMILGSAVFQLTRTAALGRLAATTEASWFTRGFGARLTAGAAGFVVEAPTFALGSKALMSLAGEGTPWDAANVGKELAAASITLGALKTFGFLGNQGFLKFHGIGELQMGQLTRMQRASQFAFAQGAMFTGMMAGHKLEERIGLRPHVEGATAVVDTLSSMVSLGVGGHLGHKVLGKRFAAFQQEIGIRANIYGKALDSAPRSGDKSPVQWLGSVLQGPRLATAGAPMAAMASRPEAEGKRDHVLMMEGREDGGGLPPSSGGRPLGGGEAGFARTWLELAHEKGAMHIKVPESLLPQAKGLWEKRPAELGEKPVEVLGAFLKLVADAKGSKELGESGRLDLLGEALTQFELKALKGNDIHAVTRGLSNQAELLRSYYESKAELFQAGRSDRGQPGRSALFEAAATGRAGLFAQFGGQANTYFGELRFLYQTYPQVRPLVEAAAKALQAQAETPEARAQGFHSEGLDILKWIQKPEAAPGDKYLASSAVSQPLIGLTQLAHYFVAMQVTGRSPAEMRQLFKGATGHSQGVMASVVLASSGTEAEFFGNTEKMVKYLLWQGIRMQQVSPETTLNPDIVRESVAAGDGVPTQMLNFLKLSPETVEKYIKKVNAALPESRRVHVSLVNSPRAVVVSGHPEGLHRLLQAVRKDAAKPGEDQGRVPHSKRKLEFTAQYFPVSAEFHSPYMSRVPAMLRDDMRRIGVDFKAEDLAIPVYNTYHGEDLRKSEDLLTDLILQQSVLPVHWERATAEAHGDKGISHVLDFGPGESVGIGAITARNKEGTGVQVVLAGALQGDRGLGDKSSLFDADPKSVRFAPHWERDFGPKLVRLADGSLMVDTRFTRLLGKPPVMVAGMTPTTANEQLVAAFTKAGFHGELAGGGQHTEAYFRDRVAKIMAEIPAGEGITTNLLFLNAYLWGFQYPLVEVMRQEGKPMDGVTIAAGVPTLETANEVLASLRQSGIQHVSFKPGNIASIKQVIEIAKANPESQILLQWTGGRGGGHHSYEDMHEPILQTYAAMRRLPNLTLVAGSGFGDAKDAMPYMTGEWSREFGMPAMPFDAVLVASRVMASQEASTSPEAKELIAQAPGIPNEKAWEGSYEGPVGGVRTVVSELGEPIHKLDTRGVALWAKYDAKYFNKAPAEAEAAILADKATIIAELNRDYQKVYFGKKADGRVADLEEMTYMEVARRMVELMHVPGGEGGRWIDVTFRDRVYDFLVRTEERFHRSGDSTAFVQSPKQLEADPVAFLQEFFARYPKAQERLIASEDVDYFLNLAKRPGKPVNFIPVIDKDLKIWFKKDSLWQSEDLAAVPGNDVQRVAILQGPVAVRYTTKANEPIGEILGGINDGMIEVLKARYPNLEAIPQVEYLGGPKIEKIGGRDLPGVEIRVHPSE